One part of the Sciurus carolinensis chromosome 4, mSciCar1.2, whole genome shotgun sequence genome encodes these proteins:
- the Rdh16 gene encoding retinol dehydrogenase 16, giving the protein MWLYLVALVVLYYLWRWYRERQVVSHLQDKYVFITGCDSGFGSLLARQLDMRGLKVLAACLTEEGAKQLRDRTSDRLETVILDVTKTESIAAATQWVKEHVGERGLWGLVNNAGIALPSGPSEWLTKQDFVNVLEVNMFGVIEVTLSLMSLVRKARGRVVNVASVLGRLSISGGGYSISKFGVEAFSDNLRRELSYFGVKVAIIEPGFFRTNICPFERFSQNLKNQWNQASSEVKEIYGEKYLESFMKTMRSLENSGSEDLSWVTDCMEHALTACYPRTRYSAGWDAKFFYLPMSYMPTFLVDAVISWMSPKPAKAL; this is encoded by the exons ATGTGGCTCTACCTGGTGGCCCTTGTGGTCCTGTACTACCTTTGGCGCTGGTACCGGGAGAGGCAGGTGGTGAGCCATCTCCAAGACAAGTATGTCTTTATCACAGGCTGTGACTCAGGCTTCGGGAGCCTGCTGGCCAGGCAGCTGGACATGCGAGGTTTGAAGGTGCTGGCTGCGTGTCTGACGGAGGAGGGGGCCAAACAGCTGAGGGACCGAACATCAGACAGGCTGGAGACAGTAATCCTGGATGTCACCAAGACAGAGAGTATCGCTGCAGCCACCCAGTGGGTGAAGGAGCATGTCGGGGAGAGAG GGCTCTGGGGCCTGGTGAATAATGCTGGCATCGCCTTACCCTCTGGTCCCAGTGAGTGGCTGACCAAACAGGACTTTGTGAACGTACTGGAGGTGAACATGTTTGGAGTGATCGAGGTGACTCTGAGCCTGATGTCCTTAGTACGGAAGGCAAGAGGCCGCGTGGTCAATGTTGCCAGTGTCTTGGGCCGGTTGTCAATCTCTGGTGGTGGCTACTCCATCTCCAAATTCGGCGTAGAGGCCTTCTCTGACAATCTCAG GAGAGAGCTCTCTTATTTTGGGGTGAAGGTGGCTATAATTGAGCCTGGTTTCTTCAGGACCAACATTTGCCCTTTTGAGAGATTCTCCCAGAACCTAAAGAATCAATGGAACCAGGCCAGCTCGGAGGTCAAAGAGATCTATGGAGAGAAGTATCTGGAATCCT TTATGAAAACAATGAGATCATTGGAGAACAGTGGCTCAGAGGACTTGTCCTGGGTGACAGATTGCATGGAGCATGCACTGACTGCCTGTTACCCCCGCACGCGGTATTCAGCTGGTTGGGATGCCAAGTTCTTCTACCTACCCATGAGCTACATGCCGACCTTCCTAGTGGATGCCGTGATCTCCTGGATGTCTCCAAAGCCAGCCAAGGCCCTGTGA
- the Gpr182 gene encoding G-protein coupled receptor 182 — MSVRPSLGPGPSEGPTAASDSEEFHNWAELLSFFNHTLSECHVELSEDTKRVVLFVLYLAIFVVGLVENLLVIYVNWRRSGRAGLLNLYVLNMAIADLGIILSLPVWMLEVMLDYTWLWGNFFCRFTHYFYLANMYSSIFFLVCLSVDRYITLTNASPSWQHCQHQVRRAICAGVWVLSAIIPLPEVVHIQLVEGSEPMCLFMAPFETYSTWALVVALSTTVLGFLLPFPLIAVFNVLTACRLRSQGQPQGRRHCLLVCAYIAVFVICWLPYHVTLLLLTLHGTHISIHCYLAHLLYFFYDIIDCFSMLHCVANPILYNFFSPSFRDRLLSAVVRYLPKDQTRARARASSSSSSTQHSIIITKEGSLPTAATAPSLTQA, encoded by the coding sequence ATGTCAGTCAGACCCAGCTTGGGGCCAGGCCCCTCTGAAGGGCCCACTGCAGCATCTGACAGTGAAGAGTTCCACAACTGGGCAGAACTGCTCTCCTTCTTCAACCACACTTTATCCGAGTGCCATGTGGAGCTCAGCGAGGACACCAAGCGAGTGGTCCTCTTTGTCCTCTACTTGGCCATCTTTGTGGTTGGGCTGGTGGAGAACCTCCTGGTGATATATGTCAACTGGCGTCGCTCAGGCCGGGCTGGGCTGCTAAACCTCTATGTCCTCAACATGGCCATCGCAGACTTGGGCATCATCCTGTCCCTGCCTGTGTGGATGCTGGAGGTCATGCTGGACTACACCTGGCTCTGGGGAAACTTCTTTTGCCGCTTCACTCATTACTTCTACCTTGCCAACATGTACAGCAGCATCTTCTTCCTGGTGTGCCTCAGTGTCGACCGCTACATCACCCTCACTAATGCCTCTCCCTCCTGGCAGCACTGCCAGCACCAAGTGCGTCGAGCCATATGTGCAGGTGTCTGGGTCCTCTCGGCCATCATCCCATTGCCTGAGGTGGTCCACATACAATTGGTGGAGGGGTCGGAGCCCATGTGCCTCTTTATGGCACCTTTTGAAACCTATAGCACATGGGCCCTGGTGGTGGCCCTGTCGACCACCGTCCTGGGCTTCCTGCTGCCTTTCCCTCTCATCGCAGTCTTCAACGTTCTGACAGCCTGCCGACTTCGGAGCCAGGGACAGCCTCAGGGCCGGCGGCACTGCCTGCTTGTGTGTGCCTACATAGCTGTCTTTGTCATTTGCTGGCTACCCTATCATGTGACTCTGCTGCTGCTCACTCTGCATGGGACCCACATCTCCATCCACTGCTACCTGGCCCACCTGCTCTATTTCTTCTATGACATCATTGACTGCTTCTCCATGCTGCACTGTGTTGCCAACCCCATCCTTTACAACTTTTTCAGTCCAAGCTTCCGGGACCGGCTGCTGAGTGCTGTTGTCCGTTACCTTCCAAAGGACCAGACCAGGGCCCGTGCACgggcttcctcttcttcctcttccacccAGCACTCCATCATCATTACCAAGGAGGGCAGTCTGCCCACTGCAGCCACTGCCCCCAGCCTCACGCAAGCCTGA
- the Zbtb39 gene encoding zinc finger and BTB domain-containing protein 39 translates to MGMRIKLQSTNHPNNLLKELNKCRLSETMCDVTIVVGSRSFPAHKAVLACAAGYFQNLFLNTGLDAARTYVVDFITPANFEKILSFVYTSELFTDLINVGVIYEVAERLGMEDLLRACHSTFPDLESTAVTKPLTSTSDNQSGTLSCPSVDPAHPLGELRGGGEHFGPDKNYVLSSDVGGSYKEEERNVASDANHSLPLPQPSLPPKTEDHDVSAPFTSVSSMVTQPVLGTVSTGIQTNTSSCQPYKVQSNGDFSKNSFFTPDNAIDITTGTNSCMSNSDHAKDPGFGQIDELQLEDLGDDDLQFEDTAEEIGTAEEVIELSDDSEDELFGENDNRENKAMPCQVCKKVLEPNIQLIRQHARDHVDLLTGNCKVCETHFQDRNSRVTHVLSHIGIFLFSCDMCETKFFTQWQLTLHRRDGIFENNIIVHPNEPLPGKLGLFSGATSPELKCAACGKALAKDFHVVRGHILDHLNLKGQVCSVCDQRHLNLCSLMWHTLSHLGISVFSCSVCASSFVDWHLLEKHMAVHQSLEDALFRCHLCSQSFRSEAAYRYHVSQHKCNSSLDMRPGLGLQHSALQKRKLPAEEFLSEDLALQGQPGNSKYSCKVCGKRFAHTSEFNYHRRIHTGEKPYQCKVCHKFFRGRSTIKCHLKTHSGALMYRCTVCGHYSSTLNLMSKHVGVHKGSLPPDFTIEQTFMYIIHSKEAEKTPDS, encoded by the coding sequence ATGGGCATGAGGATCAAACTGCAAAGCACCAACCACCCCAATAACCTGCTGAAGGAACTCAACAAGTGTCGGCTCTCAGAGACCATGTGCGATGTCACCATTGTGGTGGGGAGCCGCTCCTTCCCAGCCCATAAGGCTGTACTGGCCTGTGCAGCTGGCTACTTCCAGAACCTCTTCCTGAATACTGGACTTGATGCTGCCAGGACCTACGTGGTAGACTTCATTACTCCTGCCAACTTTGAGAAGATTCTGAGCTTTGTCTATACATCAGAGCTCTTCACAGACCTGATCAATGTTGGCGTTATCTATGAGGTAGCTGAGCGTTTGGGCATGGAGGACCTCCTCCGGGCCTGTCACTCTACCTTTCCTGACCTGGAGAGCACAGCTGTGACCAAGCCTCTGACCAGCACCAGTGACAACCAGTCTGGTACCCTGAGTTGTCCCTCAGTAGATCCTGCCCATCCCCTTGGAGAACTCCGGGGTGGTGGTGAGCACTTTGGTCCTGATAAAAACTATGTGTTGTCCAGTGATGTGGGAGGAAGctataaagaggaagaaagaaatgttgcCAGTGATGCTAATCATAGCCTGCCTCTGCCACAACCATCATTGCCACCAAAGACAGAAGACCATGATGTCTCTGCTCCTTTCACGTCTGTTTCTAGTATGGTGACCCAGCCAGTCCTAGGCACTGTTAGCACAGGCATCCAGACCAACACAAGCTCTTGCCAACCATACAAAGTTCAAAGCAATGGAGATTTCAGTAAAAATAGCTTCTTCACCCCTGACAATGCAATAGACATTACCACTGGGACTAATTCCTGTATGAGCAATAGTGACCACGCCAAAGATCCAGGCTTTGGGCAGATAGATGAGCTCCAGCTAGAGGACCTGGGGGACGATGACTTGCAATTTGAAGACACTGCTGAGGAGATTGGGACAGCTGAGGAGGTGATTGAGCTGAGTGATGACAGTGAGGATGAGCTTTTTGGAGAGAATGATAACAGAGAGAATAAAGCTATGCCCTGCCAGGTGTGCAAGAAAGTTCTAGAGCCCAACATTCAGCTGATCAGGCAACATGCTCGGGACCATGTGGACCTGCTGACAGGTAACTGCAAGGTCTGTGAGACCCACTTCCAGGACCGAAACTCTCGGGTGACCCATGTTCTGTCCCATATTGgtattttcctcttctcttgcGACATGTGTGAAACAAAGTTCTTCACCCAGTGGCAGCTAACCCTTCACCGACGGGATGGAATATTTGAGAATAACATCATTGTTCATCCCAATGAGCCCCTGCCTGGGAAGCTGGGTCTCTTTTCAGGGGCAACCTCCCCAGAGTTGAAATGTGCTGCTTGTGGGAAAGCATTGGCCAAAGATTTCCATGTGGTCCGAGGACACATCCTTGACCATCTGAACTTGAAGGGCCAGGTGTGCAGTGTCTGTGACCAGCGCCACCTCAACCTTTGCAGCCTCATGTGGCACACACTCTCCCATCTGGGCATTTCGGTCTTCTCCTGCTCTGTCTGTGCCAGCAGCTTTGTGGACTGGCACCTACTAGAGAAGCACATGGCTGTACACCAAAGCCTGGAAGATGCCCTTTTCCGCTGCCACTTGTGCAGCCAGAGCTTCAGGTCAGAGGCCGCCTATCGCTACCATGTCAGCCAGCATAAGTGCAACAGCAGCCTTGACATGAGGCCTGGCTTGGGGCTACAGCACTCAGCCCTACAGAAGCGGAAGCTACCAGCAGAGGAGTTCCTGAGTGAGGATCTGGCTCTGCAGGGCCAACCTGGGAATAGCAAGTACAGCTGCAAGGTCTGTGGCAAAAGGTTCGCCCACACAAGTGAGTTCAACTACCACCGGCGGATCCACACAGGCGAGAAGCCATACCAGTGTAAGGTGTGCCACAAGTTCTTCCGAGGCCGCTCGACCATCAAATGCCACCTCAAGACACACTCCGGGGCACTCATGTACCGCTGCACTGTCTGTGGCCACTACAGTTCCACCCTTAACCTCATGAGCAAACATGTTGGTGTGCACAAAGGCAGCCTGCCACCTGACTTCACCATTGAGCAAACCTTCATGTACATTATCCATTCCAAAGAGGCCGAAAAGACCCCAGACAGCTGA